Below is a genomic region from Salvelinus fontinalis isolate EN_2023a chromosome 2, ASM2944872v1, whole genome shotgun sequence.
TACTTTGTTTGGAAACGCTAGCTAGCACGTTTACCACGATGGTAACGCGTTAGCTAATGGTTAACAATATGAAAGTATTTTAATGTCTAGTTACGTTACGATCGGTGTTTAGTTAAGCTtataagctagctaacgttggcgCACGTTCTGTCAGTTACTTGCTAACTACTGTAGTAGTTGTGCTAAAGCCACAGGGAGCTTTGATGTTGTTGGGTTATTAAATCTGACTGTTAAAATGTGCCGTCGTTAGTTAGATAACGTTACAATATTTGCCTCCAGTCACACCTCATCTAGTAATTTTTCTTGACCAGTAAAGATCTTGACTTTACCCTCTGGTTTTGAATGGCCACCACTACGACAAAGCTTGTTGATATTTATCGAAATCCCAAGTGATGTGAGGAATCCATGTTTGGCACAATAAATGGAGGTTTTAGCTTatttttttacagggacagtgtacATTAATCAACGTTTAGGTAacagtgccggttttagccagctggctaattttCAACAGCAGGTCCTGGGCAGGTCCtgggttattaaaaacaattgcaATAACAATTCAGACAATCAGTGAGCACATGCAGAGCACATAGGACAATCAACACATAGCATGCAGAGAGAGCAATAGCACAAAAAGCAACAAAACAAAATGCATTAAAGCaacagtgtttccacacctcacaagcaacagacatggaaagcggcaatacacagtTTGGGATTATGTTTCGAAGTCTGATtggcctttagccatgtcttcatgttttTTGTTAACGTGTGATAGATGGTGCAGTTGTGTGTTTGATAGCAGTGTGTTCCAGACACGGGATGCTCTCATGGAGAAAGCCAATTGACTACTagtgccatacaactctccttccgtggcctccaactgctcttaaacgccagtaaaactaaatgcatgctattcaaccgatcactgtccgcacctgctcgcccgtccagcatcactactctggacggctctgacttagaatacgtggacaactacaaatacctaggtgtctggttagactgtaaactctcacattaagcatctccaatccaaaatgtaatctagaatcggcttcctatatcgcaacaaagcatccttcactcatgctgccaaacatacccttgtaaaactgaccatcctaccgatcctcgacttcggcgatgtcatttacaaaatagcctccaacactccaacaactggatgcagtctatcacagtgccatctgttttgtcaccaaagccccatacactacccaccattgcgacctgtacgctctcgttggttggccctcgcttcatactcgtcgccaaacccactggctacaggttatctacaagtctctgctaggtaaagccccgtcttatctcagctcactggtcaccatagcagaacccactcgtagcacgcgctccagcaggtatatttcactggtcacccccaaagccaattcctcctttggtcgtctttccttccagttttctgctgccaatgactggaacggaactgcaaaaatctctgaagctgaaacacttatctccctcactagctttaagcaccagctgtcagagcagctcacagattactgcacctgtacatagcctatctataatttggcccaaacaactacctcttcccctactgtatttatttatttggctcctttgcaccccattatttcaatttctactttgcacattcttccactgcaaatctaccattccggTGTTTTagttgctatattgtatttacctcgccaccatggccttttgttgcctttacctcccttatctcacctcatttgctcaaattgtttatagacttatttttctactgtatcattgactgtatgttttgtttattccatgtgtaactctgtgttgtatgtgtcgaattgctatgctttatcttggacaggtcgcagttgcaaatgagaacttgttctcaactagcctacctggttaaataaaggtgaataaagctgcttttccttaagggaaccaACATAGTTGCCTCATGttagaccttgtggatctgctgccatgggTTTGGGTTTTCTGTGTAACAAAAGTACTAAGTGGGGGGGAGcaaggccatttaggatcttgaatacaagacatgcgtcggtgtattaCACAAGATTtttccaactcaggagctcatgctttctgaggatgtaagtgatgatggctattgggctttctatcaagcactttgagagcctgtttgtagagaGACTGAAttggttttaatgttgtacagcaagcttgggcccaactagttaatagatagatttgaagtacagttttgctacctctgcaGTTAAACAATTTTGTATGAatggaaattagctaggttgaatttgcttatttgagttacctttttcacctgctttttaagaggttggaatcaagtatgatgccaaagTACTTAAAAtcggataccacctggagcttctcccctgacacatctggctcagtagcatcagttgccctctttgtgaagaacatgcagacTTTTTTTCTTAGAATTGAGATGCAAACATGAGTCACTGAGacgctttgtaacctggaccattacagtagtgagttcttgtgcagcttgtttgcgctttgcatgcacatatatcactgtatcatctgcatacatttgaatgtaggacccagtacagacagagggcagatcattaatgtacaggctgaacaggaggggccccagtattgacccttggggcacgcccacatcatagctgTCGCCCAATCTGACACGCTAAGTTCTGCCTTCACGGTATGATTTCATCCgtctcaaggcatcggggggaaagttgaacttggacagttttttgatgagaatctcatggttaacagtatcaaagcTTTCCTTAGGTCAAGAAATACAGCCCCAACAACacccctttgtccatcttggacttcacattttccagaagaaagcagttggctgTTTTTGTGGAGTGTTttgctctgaagccaaactgcatggagtgtaatgtgacagggctgttgttgaggtgggcagtCAGTTgctctgctacacacttttcaacatCCTTCAactccacaggtagtatactaatgggactgtagttaCTCATGTCAGCAGGGTCACCTGATTTAGATGGCTGTTATTATGGCTAACTTTCAGGCCCTTGGCAACACCCCCtgaccaatagatgtgttggtgaccttagtaatggggccaataAGGGACTCTGTAGTTcttaagaaaggtagagtccagcccaaacacatcGTTGGCTTtagttctttagtgagctaatcaccttgttcacctCTGACTCAAACATCCCTTGCGATGAAGATCGGTTCGGTGTCATTCATTAGCGctgagcccaagaaaccagtggaggggttctgtgtcagtacctTGATAGTCAACAAAGtagaatggtcgttaagacactaacagcttagatggtaggcaattatggtcacagttatgaaaacttaagacactaaagaggcctttctactgactctgaaaaacaccaaaagaaagatgcccagggtccctgctcatcttcgtgaatgtgccttaggcatgctgcaaggaggcatgaggactgcagatgtggccagggcaataaattgcaatgtccgtactgtgagacgcctaagacagcgctacagggagacgggatggacagctgattgtcctcgcagtggcagaccatgtgtaacgacacctgcacaggatcggtacatccgaacatcacacctgcgggacaggtacaggatggcaacaactgcccaagttacacacaatccctccatcagggctcagactgtctgcaataggctgagagaggctggactgaggtcttgtaggcaggtcctcaccagacatcactggcaacaacgtcgcctatgggtgaccgaggtggagggtctggggcggtgtgtcacagcgtcatcggactgagcttgttgtcattgcaggcaatctcaacgctgtgcgttactgggaagacatcctcctccctcatgtgctacccttcctgcaggctcatcctgacatgaccctacagcatgacaatgccaccagccatactgctcattatgtgtgtgatttcctgcaagacaggaatgtcagtgttctgcaatggccagcgaagagcccggatctcaattctattgagcacgtttgggacctCTTggatccccccagaaatgtcagagAACTTGCAGgtcccttggtggaagagtggggtaacatctcacagcaagaactggcaaatctggctcaggccatgaggaggagatgcactgcagtacttaatgcagctggtgaccacaacagatactgttacttttgattttgaccacccgccccattgttcagggacacattattccaattctgttagtcacatgtctgtggaacttgttcagtttctgTCTGTTAagctatgttcatacaaatatttacatgttaaaTTTGCCGAAAACAAACGTAGTTGACAGTgaggggacatttcttttttttgctgagtttacgtcTTTCATGCTCTAATTTGGACTTCAGGGCTGTTTTTAGAGCATGATCTCGTTCTTTCATCAGtttccagatttctccatttagcTAAGTAAGAGTGCTCTTTTTCccaggtttggatttgattttctttaggaagtAAGTTATTGTAGTCTGGATTGTGAATAGAAAAACTTGACTGTCAGCTTCTACATCTGTATAGGACAAGATAATTCCAGTTAATTCACTCAATGGCCTGGTCATTTAACCTCTTGGCGCATGAACTGCTAGCGGGACACCTACTACAAcgtccggtgaaattgcagaccacgaaattccaaataaaaaaatcgtaatattaaacatgcatgaaaatacaagtgtgatacataatttaaaagcttaaTTTCTTGTTACTCCAACCgcattgtcagatttcaaaaaggctttacggcgaaagcataccatgcgattatctgacaGGGCCCTACaccaaaatactttttcaaccagcCAAGGTGTcacaatcacaaatagcgattaaataaatcacttacctttgaagatcttcctctgtttgcaattccaagggtcccagctagacaatgaatggttgttttgttcgataaagtcctcaTTTATATCctaaaaagtcagtttagttggcgccaatgATCTCAGTAATCCACTctttcaacatgcatacaaacaaatccaaaaagttaccagtaaagttcatccaaacaagtcaaacgatgtttctaattaatcctcaggtactctaatatctaaataaacaatATTTAATTCACGTGTTAAAGACCACTGTTCTAATGAGACACCTTGTAGTTCTTCCAACTacttgttcatttttcaaaaaacaagcctgaaaccctttctaaagactgctgacatctagtggaagccataggaactgcaatctgggtcctatctaTTTGTATTTCCAATAGGCAAGCACTGAAATGGCCCGTGACATCAAAAAAATAATTTCTGGATGGATTTTCAGTtctatatcagttctgttatactcgctgacattatttgaacagttttagaaacttcagagtttcctatccaatgctaccatgtatatgcatatcctggcttctggacctgagtaacaggcagtttactttgggcacgtcagtcatacGAAACCAGTATGCTAATGATTTGAGGGTACATTCATAGtgacacagaccccccccccccccccccccgctactAAATAATTGACGTACGGGTTGGTATCATGTCTGCGTGACCGTGGTGTGTGTAGGCTACATACTGTTGCTATTTGTTGTCAATTCATTCACATTGTTTGACTAGTGTTATTCTTTCTTAATAGGAAAGTGAAGATGGCGTAGGAGAAGGTGAGTCAGGCCATTGATTTGCGTCACCAAACACTATCTAGAATGACATCTGAAGCATTTCCCATTTGGATCACACCACTGTTAAACAGTTGATGTACTTGTTTCAGACACATTTGAATGTTTGTTTTTGCAGCTGTCCTTTCTGACTATGAAAGTGCAGATCCTGAGGAGAATGGCTCCCATTCAGAGGTGAGTTGCCACTGCTGAACAGAGTTATGCTGTAGGGTAAAATGTTAATGTCATTTTTATGGGTTTTATTTGCATGGACACTTGGGCAGCATAGTATTTGACAAACCAGATATTTTAGAATTTCAGTAATGCAGGCTTCATGAGGCTACCGCGAGGTTCCTCATTCTCCCAACAGAATAGCCCAACTAGTGAATTGGACAGATCATGATGTATCTAACTTTCAAAGTTTTTTGAGACATAAAAAATTCAATCACCATGAAACAAGATTCCCTCCAGGATGTAGCTATTCTGCGACCCATATTTTTTGTTGCTAAATCAACAATTCCCAGTATATTATGTGAGGGCTTGCAAATTTGACAGTCAAATTATCGCATACAACTGACTGATCGCCACACTAACCAATCACTGCAAATTTACTGCATAATATGGTTCAGTTAAGCACACATCAACAAACCTTTTTCACTCGTCAGTGCATTTTTGTAACAAATTGGACAAAATCATCACATATTgccatgtgaaatgtcagaattgcTGCAGTGAAATCCTGGATGGACTGAAGAGATGAGCATGTTTCAACCATTGATACCGGTATTTCGGAACACAGACCTTCTGCACTGTAGCAGCCCCTAGATGCAAGATACGGACaaatacatatttaaaaaatctaCAATTGATGTACTCGTGCATTGCAATGTCAGGGATGCTACTGGAATCCTCTTAATGAGGTCTTAACTGTGGTTCGGATGAGAAGTTTAATTTGTCCACTCTGCATGTACGCTTTTGACTGTAATAAGTAGGACTCTAAAGATATTTGCAATGATCTCTCTGACAGCATCTTGATAATGATACACATGAAGCAAACTAACTCAAGTCTTGTATTGTCTCTCTCAGGGAggtgaagaagaagaggaggaggtggtccCTCCACCGGCTGCAGAGCCCAAACCCAGTCCTGCTGCTGACACCCCTGCTGCAGAGGGGGAACTGCAGGAAGGAGGGGGGAAGGAAGAGGGTGAGAAAGGTGTGAGTAAAGAAGTGAAGTGTGAAGATAAAGGCAACCTGGCAGGGGAGCGGCAAAGCGGGGATGGACAGGTAAAATGGTTAATTGAAaagaaaatacagttgaagtattGCATACAAATATAGGCCTCTTGGTCAATCATTTTGAGTAATTCTACTCCGTGTAACCAGGAAAGCACAGAAGACTCTGAGAATAAAGGTGCTAAACCAGGCCAGAAGCTGGATGATGACCAGGATCGTAATAACCCGGCCTATATCCCCCGTAAGGGAATGTTCTTTGAGCACGACGTCAGAGGAAACGCACAGGAGGAGGAACGGTAAGGGGGAACGGAACGTTTTCCCTTTTATTCGTTCAATGTTTGTCGTTCAACTGAAACTATCTAAACGTGACCAACAACCACACAAAGGATGGGTGACTCCTAGTAATAGACGGATGTCGTTTCATTGGTAAACCTGTTTATTGGTATATTTGCGGCTTCTTTCCTGTCCTCCAGGCCGAAGGGTCGTAACAGGAAGCTGTGGAAGGACGAGGGTTGCTGGGAACACGATAGGTTCAGGGAGGAGGAGCAGGCGCCTAAGTCACGTGAGGAGCTGGTTGCAATCTACGGCTATGACATCCGCAACGGAGGTGTCTCCAATGAGCGGTCCTATAGACAGCGCAAGCCCAGGTACTACTAACCCTCAACTCTACTAACCCTCAACTCTACTAACCCTCAACTCTACTAACCCTCAACTCTACTAACCCTCAACTCTACTAACCCTCAACTCTACTAACCCtcaactctactaacccagtgtTCAAATTCCCATGTCTCTGAAAGCCTGTAACACTAACCACCATTACTGTCTATCGTGCCAATTTATATTAACGGGcagaatataaaaataaatataaaaaatgtgAGCAGAGTCGCACAGATTTTTCCCTGCCCGATTTGTTAGTCAAAAGCTATTTGCGTGTCAAATGGATAAATGATTTGAAAATATACAGGTCCATTATAGTTTCTGTATACTTTCTACCTTGTTTTAGATGTTCAAGAGTGGCCTGGAGTGTTTATAAAAGAATCAAAACATAATCTGGCCCGTGTACCATCGTTTACCAACCGCTGGTCTATTAGCAAGCTTGTCCTCACActagcctcctctcctccccctgcagACACAGCACCTCTCCAGTCCGGGACAAGCGCTGGCgggacggagacggggagagaCCCATCCATACCTCCTGGCAGCAGGGAGGGAACCCCAACAGCCGTAGCGCTCCCCTAGCCATGGCCCTGCAGCAGTCTGATCCTCCCCCCTCAGCAGCCCCCAACACCCAGCGCAACAACAACCCCCCCAGGCCCTCCTCCCACCCCCCACCCCGGGGCTTCCAGGGCAACCGCCCCCCCCAGGCCCAGTACAGGAATGACAGAAACCAGGAGTCTCAACGGCCAGGCTCCAAGGCCCACCCCGCCGAGGCCCTCCAGACCCGGAGCCTACCGCCCATGGACGGGGAACGAGGCCCCAGGGGCCGGGGGAACAGAGGGGTCCATACGGAGCGCAGCTCTTCGGTAGTGGTGGAAGAGATCCGCAGCGAGGAGGATGACGAGCGCAACACAACTACAGTGACAACTTCTCAGTCCGTCTACTACAATCGGCACTACAGTGGCAAGGGAGATCGAGAAAGGGACTCTGCGCCACGGCGACAGGAGCAGCAGCGAGGGGGATCTGCTCCTCCGGCGGACAACCCGGTTACCCGCGATGCCTCCCCGGCTCCGGAGCGGCCCGTGGAGAAGAAGTCGTACTCCCTAGCCAGGAGGACTCGCACCCGGGCCACTGAGCTGGACAAGCAGGTCTCTCTTGAGGAGCCTGCCTCCACCGTGTCTTCCTCGGCACTGACGAGTGAGCCGTGGCAGGGCCCCGGTCAGAGCCAGGGGGATGCTGGAGACAGTAGCCAGGCGACGGTACTCACAGGGCTGGACCAGGACCTGGCCAGACTCAGCCTAGCCGGACAGAACTGGGCCCAGAACCCATCTTCGTTTCTACGCGCTGAGATGAGGGGTGAGCCTTCTCTCTTTTGCCCTCGCTCTACCCCGTTCTACCCCTCtccctttttttatttattttgagtATTATGGAGTGACACACATCCTCTCAGTTCCAGCAGCACTGTTACAAGCAGCTCAGTCACCACTGCACCAGCAGCCCAGGTGAAGCTAAGCAGCAGCTCCCTGGTGCAGCACTGAGTCAGTCGGTCAGTGACCGTTCAGTGAGGCTGATTGACATAATGAGGCCATTAGTCAGTGTGGAGCAATGGGGGGGCGGCAGTGTGTGAATGGAAGTATCTTTTAAGCCAGCTAATCCACTCAGTGCAGGTGGTGGTGCGTCCTTGCATGCAGTCTGATGCCTGGGAGGTTTTTATCATGCAATACATTGGAAATAAAATGTCCTTTTTGCACCCAAGGTTTAAAGTGTCTCAAGTACACATTTTGTCAGGACAGAAACCCTAGTCAGAACTACACGTTGGTAGCAGGTTTGACATGAAGCTTATAAGATGTTATTAAACAGCAGCAGTTAATCAGTTAGTTGGATATGTTTTGATTGCGTGTTGTCgacccttccccccccccccccccgtctcgtTGCAGGCATCCCTAACTCTATGCACATGGGTGGAGCACCTCCACAATACAGTAACATAGAAGAGCTGGTGAGTAGGCCTACTTGTGGTGACTTATAAAACGACAGAAACCCATCTTTGTACATATGTTGCCTTCAAGGAGAAGTCTGGTGTTTTTTACCTGACATTGAGTGGTTCGGTCAGCTCTCATCCTATTTCTCTCCATCTCAGGGAGCTGGTAACCGGGCAAAGCGGTACTCGTCCCAGCGCCAGAGGCCAAGCCCGGAGCCCGCTCCTCCTATGCACATAGGGGTCATGGAAAGCCACTACTACGAGCCCAGTGAGTCAGTGCCGCCCGCACACTACCACCAGAAGGCAGGGCACAACTGAAAACACACACTAGCTGGTGTCTCTTTGTCCATAGGCTCAGAGCCAGGCTCTGGTAGAATCAGATCTAAACTACAACATGTTGTAGCTGCATTAGAATGCTGTCTTAAAAAATGGTAGGGTACACAGTTATCTGTAAGCTATAACAAAACAAGCTACATGTTTTAACACATGATTACATGATTGCCACatcagatacttttgtatctatagtatatgtggactccccttcaaattagtggatttggcatTTTCAGCCACTCCCgttgctgaccggtgtataaaattgagcacacagccatgcgatctccatagacaaacattggcccgtactgaagagctcagggactttcaacgtggcaccgtcataggatgccacttctccaacaagtcagttcgtcaaatttctgccctgctagagcttccccggtcaactgtaagtgttgttattgtgacgtGAAAGCCTCTAggcgcaacaacggctcagctgtgaagAGGTAGGCCATAcaagaacgggaccgccgagtgctgaagtgtaaTACATTGTCAGTCCTCAGTTGCatcactcactactgagttccaaactgcctctggaagcaacgtcggcacaagaactgttcctcgggagcttcatgaaagatCTAACATAACCATGCGTCATGCCAAACGTCACCTGGAGTGCCGTAAAGCGTGTTgcctttggactctggagcagtggaatcgTATTGCCTGAAGTGCTgtctgatggacaaatctgggtttggcggatgccaggacaacgctacctgccccaatgcatagtgccaactgtgaagtttggtggaggaggaataatggtctggggctgtttttcatggttcgggtttaggggaatcttaatgctacagcaatgatattctagacgattctgtgcttccaactttgcggcaacagttaggggaatgccctttcctgtttcagcatgacaatgcccccgtccacaaagcaagg
It encodes:
- the LOC129828786 gene encoding protein CASC3-like isoform X2; the protein is MISKMADRRRRRRRASQDSEEDDESGSGSESGKSLSPTTKPRVRDPEPVEAPAVRVVPKNDAESECESEDGVGEAVLSDYESADPEENGSHSEGGEEEEEEVVPPPAAEPKPSPAADTPAAEGELQEGGGKEEGEKGVSKEVKCEDKGNLAGERQSGDGQESTEDSENKGAKPGQKLDDDQDRNNPAYIPRKGMFFEHDVRGNAQEEERPKGRNRKLWKDEGCWEHDRFREEEQAPKSREELVAIYGYDIRNGGVSNERSYRQRKPRHSTSPVRDKRWRDGDGERPIHTSWQQGGNPNSRSAPLAMALQQSDPPPSAAPNTQRNNNPPRPSSHPPPRGFQGNRPPQAQYRNDRNQESQRPGSKAHPAEALQTRSLPPMDGERGPRGRGNRGVHTERSSSVVVEEIRSEEDDERNTTTVTTSQSVYYNRHYSGKGDRERDSAPRRQEQQRGGSAPPADNPVTRDASPAPERPVEKKSYSLARRTRTRATELDKQVSLEEPASTVSSSALTSEPWQGPGQSQGDAGDSSQATVLTGLDQDLARLSLAGQNWAQNPSSFLRAEMRGIPNSMHMGGAPPQYSNIEELGAGNRAKRYSSQRQRPSPEPAPPMHIGVMESHYYEPMSYQGPIYAHGDSPAPLPPQAMLVQPEMHLPHPGHPGHPGLHPHQSSGPMPNPALYAAPPVSMSPGQPPPQQLLAPPFYPPPGVMTFGNTNYPYPAGATLPPMYNPPAQSQVYSQSQVYGGVTYYDPMQQQAQPKPSPPRRSSQPVTVKPPPPEVGYGPE
- the LOC129828786 gene encoding protein CASC3-like isoform X1, whose product is MADRRRRRRRASQDSEEDDESGSGSESGKSLSPTTKPRVRDPEPVEAPAVRVVPKNDAESECESEDGVGEAVLSDYESADPEENGSHSEGGEEEEEEVVPPPAAEPKPSPAADTPAAEGELQEGGGKEEGEKGVSKEVKCEDKGNLAGERQSGDGQESTEDSENKGAKPGQKLDDDQDRNNPAYIPRKGMFFEHDVRGNAQEEERPKGRNRKLWKDEGCWEHDRFREEEQAPKSREELVAIYGYDIRNGGVSNERSYRQRKPRHSTSPVRDKRWRDGDGERPIHTSWQQGGNPNSRSAPLAMALQQSDPPPSAAPNTQRNNNPPRPSSHPPPRGFQGNRPPQAQYRNDRNQESQRPGSKAHPAEALQTRSLPPMDGERGPRGRGNRGVHTERSSSVVVEEIRSEEDDERNTTTVTTSQSVYYNRHYSGKGDRERDSAPRRQEQQRGGSAPPADNPVTRDASPAPERPVEKKSYSLARRTRTRATELDKQVSLEEPASTVSSSALTSEPWQGPGQSQGDAGDSSQATVLTGLDQDLARLSLAGQNWAQNPSSFLRAEMRGIPNSMHMGGAPPQYSNIEELGAGNRAKRYSSQRQRPSPEPAPPMHIGVMESHYYEPMSYQGPIYAHGDSPAPLPPQAMLVQPEMHLPHPGHPGHPGLHPHQSSGPMPNPALYAAPPVSMSPGQPPPQQLLAPPFYPPPGVMTFGNTNYPYPAGATLPPMYNPPAQSQVYSQSQVYGGVTYYDPMQQQAQPKPSPPRRSSQPVTVKPPPPEDRSEKPSQEVRS